One segment of Fimbriiglobus ruber DNA contains the following:
- a CDS encoding IS5 family transposase yields the protein MDATVRKPYPTDLTDLQWEIIQVVLPAARPGGRPRSVDLREVLNAIVYVNRSGCQWSMLPHDFPAKSTVYEYFAQWRDDGTWQELLDVLREGYREVHAPSHERTPSAASIDSQSVKGTEHAGGNGYDAGKKIQGRKRSIVVDTLGLLMVVAVTAGHVDDAAAAPTVLEGLDRDAYPRLKVVWADGKYHNHALNGWKDGHTELGWELVIVRRPDGVKGLPLSLLTNGLFVILAAIADNTSGCVESVATGLAYGFDLSDGASARSDHPSLLDSAEISAG from the coding sequence ATGGATGCGACCGTTCGCAAACCGTATCCGACCGATTTGACCGACCTCCAATGGGAGATCATCCAGGTCGTCCTGCCGGCCGCCCGACCCGGAGGACGCCCCCGGTCGGTGGACCTCCGGGAGGTGCTGAACGCGATCGTGTACGTGAACCGGTCGGGGTGTCAGTGGTCGATGCTCCCGCACGACTTCCCGGCCAAGAGTACGGTGTACGAATACTTCGCCCAGTGGCGGGACGATGGCACCTGGCAAGAACTCCTGGATGTCCTCCGGGAGGGGTATCGGGAAGTCCACGCCCCGAGTCACGAGCGGACCCCGAGTGCCGCGAGCATCGACAGCCAGTCGGTCAAAGGGACCGAACACGCGGGCGGGAACGGGTACGATGCGGGCAAGAAAATCCAGGGCCGGAAGCGGTCGATCGTGGTCGATACGCTGGGCCTGCTGATGGTCGTGGCGGTGACCGCCGGGCACGTCGACGACGCGGCCGCGGCCCCGACCGTACTCGAAGGGTTGGACCGTGACGCGTACCCGCGATTGAAGGTCGTGTGGGCCGACGGGAAGTACCACAACCATGCCCTGAACGGGTGGAAAGACGGCCACACGGAACTCGGATGGGAACTCGTCATCGTCCGCCGACCGGACGGGGTCAAGGGGTTACCGCTGTCACTATTGACAAATGGATTGTTCGTGATCCTTGCCGCAATTGCTGATAATACAAGCGGATGCGTCGAGAGTGTGGCGACTGGATTGGCATACGGTTTCGATCTGTCGGATGGGGCTTCGGCCCGTTCCGATCACCCATCCCTTCTGGATTCTGCTGAGATTTCCGCCGGTTAG
- a CDS encoding dual specificity protein phosphatase 23, translating to MPPGFTWVDRPRLAAHAMPGSAADLTWLRQSGIEVLLSLSESPPPRHWVNEAGMMAVHVPVPDMTAPTDRQIDLCLDTITRAVDSGMGVSVHCTAGKGRTGTVLAAYFVAQGLTADAAIRKVRTLRPGSVETAAQERAVEELEERLRKA from the coding sequence ATGCCGCCGGGATTTACTTGGGTCGACCGGCCGCGGCTCGCGGCCCACGCCATGCCCGGCTCGGCCGCCGACCTGACGTGGCTCCGGCAGAGCGGGATCGAAGTCCTGCTGTCGCTGAGCGAATCCCCGCCGCCGCGGCACTGGGTCAACGAAGCCGGCATGATGGCCGTCCACGTCCCGGTCCCGGACATGACCGCCCCGACCGACCGCCAGATCGACCTCTGCCTGGACACGATCACCCGGGCGGTCGATTCCGGCATGGGCGTGTCCGTCCACTGCACGGCCGGGAAGGGCCGCACGGGGACGGTCCTGGCGGCGTACTTCGTGGCCCAGGGACTGACCGCCGACGCGGCCATCCGCAAGGTCCGCACGCTGCGGCCGGGGTCGGTCGAGACGGCCGCGCAGGAGCGGGCGGTCGAGGAGCTGGAAGAGCGGTTGCGGAAGGCGTGA
- a CDS encoding peptide chain release factor family protein produces the protein MTPPPGPPRPPRDTWAALTPDQLLAQCDVDTYRASGPGGQKRNKTSSAVRLRHAPTGLIVIAEESRSQHENKAKALVRLRRALFLQLRDPLPPDTLSPETVGAHPDIAAARGVGGRFHLSARDARFWPAAGVALDVLQAAGGQVSTAAEGLGVSTANLVEFFLTDPKLWQEVNHLRVQWGLKPLKST, from the coding sequence ATGACGCCCCCGCCCGGTCCGCCGCGGCCGCCCCGCGACACCTGGGCGGCCCTGACCCCGGACCAACTTCTCGCCCAGTGCGACGTCGACACCTACCGGGCGAGCGGCCCGGGCGGGCAGAAGCGGAACAAAACGAGTTCGGCCGTCCGCCTCCGGCACGCACCGACCGGCCTGATCGTGATCGCCGAGGAGAGCCGGTCCCAGCACGAGAACAAGGCGAAGGCCCTCGTCCGCCTCCGCCGGGCGCTCTTCCTCCAACTCCGCGACCCACTCCCGCCCGATACCCTGTCGCCCGAGACGGTCGGCGCCCACCCCGACATCGCAGCCGCGCGGGGCGTGGGCGGCCGCTTCCACCTCTCCGCCCGCGACGCGCGGTTCTGGCCGGCCGCGGGGGTGGCCCTGGACGTCTTGCAGGCGGCCGGGGGGCAGGTCAGCACGGCCGCCGAGGGGCTCGGGGTGTCGACCGCGAACCTGGTCGAGTTTTTTCTCACCGACCCCAAACTCTGGCAGGAAGTGAATCATCTCCGCGTACAATGGGGTTTGAAGCCGCTGAAATCGACGTGA